The DNA sequence CTCCTTGTCTTTCTTCTTcgattcttcctcttcttcttcttcttctattcttcttcagtttttctttttcttttctttttcttctttaaggaggagaagaaggagagattctttccgtcaacgaaatagtccttctatctatttctgccgttaaaaatatagcaaaagatCAATTACCCTccctcttctcctcctcctccttctccttccccttctctttctttttcttcttcttcaattcttcttcggtttttcttttttttttcttctttaaggaGGGGGAGAATGAGAGATTTAATTAgcatttcttctttttcttttttgaggaggaggaagaggagggactatttcgttgacgggaAGAaacgataaaaacgttttaatagatatgagaaaagataaggatattttaatatatctgaaaaaatataaggatgttttaataaatttctgaaaatgtagagactgacttgttaataatggcaatacccaacaattaaataagagattttatttgagggaaaaattgggttttaaaaattttctctttcattcgtcatctatttttaacggaaaagaggacggaatgactatttcgttgacaaagagaaaatataaggacgttttaataaatttttaaaaatgtagggactgacttgttaataatagtaatatccaagaattaaatagtaaatctctcATTAATTAAAGTGATGAAGACGCTACAAGAATATATCACTTACACGCCAATAATGGcaatttttttttgctttttactttttatttttcggtgcaaattttaaatattttctcccCTTAAAACGCTTATCTTTTGTTTGGATTTAGGAAATAGAATCGaattaaatctttaaatattttctccCCTTAAACGCTTATCTTTTGTTTGGATTTAGGAAATcgaattgaaaagaaaagaaaagaaaagaaaagaaattcaatTTCTAACCTATTCCCTTGTTTGAACAAAAAttagagagaaaagaagagaatgGAGCAGAAATTTGATGTCTCAATTTCTCTTCATTAGctcaaaataaatagaaattattaTATATCATTAGTGTAAAAATTACTTATATACCCTTTATGTCATGCAAAAAGAAAACTATCAAAAGTAATTTTATTAGGAgagaaatttttatttctactctccatccaaacaatagaaaagaaatttgatttcttttcttctcttttcaattctcttcatttatttttttaatttttccttaATTTCATGATACAATTAGAAttaatgttatatttatataaaaaaaaaaggataaccctagtctaaaaaattttaaataaaataaataaatctaaatagaTAAAACAATGAGCGATGACATCCCTTGTTAGAAGGGGTTAACAATTTATATTacccaaattttaatttttttaattttcactgtttcatttttattttattaatttatttttttcttaaatctaGCCCAAAATTTTCAGCCTCATAAAAGTTTTATGGGCCGCATTACATAATACAGCTAAATCGGTTTCTCAAGTTCATTTAAAGTgatgaataatattaaaatttattccaattaaacaatataaatttttgGTATTTTTGCACTCCGAGGCTTAGTCTGGTGGAAAATGCATCCTTGTAGCCTTGTGAGGTCAAAGGTTCGACCCCcaccccctatttcaaaaaaaaaaaaaaaattgatctttttagattaaaaatagatatttaaaatcgcttccaaaattattttttttcctttttttttttttctacagaTTGAGATGGAATTTTTGGTGGAAATCAAATCCTGGCTGTGCCAAAGGATTCCAAATGCCTTTGCCAATTCAACTGACAGGCCTTCCAAAATGTTtgcctaaattttaaaatataatagtgtAGACTCCCTAGTTTGCTTACATGTGCATATTCGATATTTATAGTTAaccgtattcggttcaaatcgataGTGAACAGTATTtagttcaaataaaaaaattgatcgaattgagttaatttaaaaattaatttaattttttattcatttcgatttagttcgattcgatttttaattttaaaatttcaattatttcggtttgattcaattttttctgTATCAAACttaaccgattagtaataatagtatattatttttaataatatagagatattagatcatattaaaattaaaatattcaaaaatactaaaaataaagtgtaaaaaataaaaaaattattaaaaattcaagccaatcaaattgaatcgaatcaaactaaaTCAGATTGGtatagtttgatttgattttttattaaaatcgatttgattcgatttctaatcaaaatcagtttgatttgatttttataaataccaaaattttaattttcgatttattcagtttgattttaaatcaaaccgatcgAATGATCAGCCTAGAATTTGTAATACTGTATGctttatattatttgaatttatttttacattgtATAGTGGGCCATAAGTTTGAGCTTGATGTTGGATCTTGACATCAGTAAGAATTACTACCAGCTTTGATAGTTTTCAGCCAATCTAAGTTCTAGCATTGGTTTGGTCCATAAGATAAAGTGATGACAATTTAAGCTGATTAATCCAAAATTACATGAAAGTTgagattattaattttatctgtccacatatatgtaaataaaataatcattttaattCGAATGAAATAaacgagaaaaaaaaaatcaaaataagagtggagaaaaataaaattaagaagtcattttaatttgtaattataaatcttgaataattaattttgattaaaatgtcAAAATTAAAGCTTATTTTAGCGCCTCTTTAAAATAGGGTATTTATAACACAGTTCCTAAAATTTAGGAAACACATAAATTAGTTCCTACCTTTTTAATGAGAAAAAAggttttcttgttttttttttttattttaaatggaaattGAAAATTAGAAGAGTTGAATATGAAATCTCGCACATTTATTCAGATAAACTTTACAATCAGACTAAATATGTTAGTACAATGAGAAACCGtctttaaaatgtaatttattaacaaaatagtcattttgttaaaaatttactattagaatataataacttatttttttcaatttcattttttataacagtttagtctctttaattttaataatttataataatttaatttttataattttaatatttataataatttaatccttgAATTTGAGTTGAGTTTTTTATCAATAGTTAattaatgttaaatttaatagaaagactagtttattgataaaataaaaatttagtgacattatagaaaaatagGGATCAAATTATGGTTTTGCTAAATCTCAAGAATTATGCTATAAATTACCCTTTAAAAAATTGGCCAACAACCATATAAGCCTTGTATTACTATATTTAACATCCAAAATAgagtttttctcttaaaattttatacttatttaataataacaaaatatttttacaatttaaatattaatatataaattgtaaattactagagactaaaaaaaaattgacgGAACCAATtaacaaaatgtaaaaaattaatttattacacatatttaatattttctacacatatttattaaaattaataaaaatattaaaaaattcagtaataaaaaaattgtatatatctatataatatatatataagaatggAAACGGGAAGGGAATAATAAAATGGACAAAAGTACCTTTCACtttcatattatttataattatattatttttaattatttaaattaatttaaaattttatatcaatttaaatttattaattctattTACATTTAACTTCCACTTATAATTTGTTAGACTATTTTCAACTGCCCGTATTCCTTTATTCATTAAATCATAATTGTTTTGGTTTTCTTATTATTTGTTTATTCGCCCTTAAGATCAAGAAATGGATAGCTTAGTGGCATGATAATGTCATCATGAGATTTAATTGATTTAGTTGCAGTAGTTGTTTAATTTCTTTGTGATTTGTCAGATTCGTGGATACAAGATATGTATTCACTAACTACTTTGTAAAGCCTATATAAAGGCGGATACTTTGAACTTTTTTAATGCAATGTGTTTTCCCAtctcttatatattttttaagcattttatttctcttattcaACAGTGGTATTAGAGTCTGatttgataaaaaaagaaaaagaaaaactgtgAGGGAGAGTTTACAAAAGGTAATAGTAGCTTTGAATCTTTTCCCTTCTTTATCTATGACTTCGTAGAGCAGTTTTCTGCAAGTACCTATTCCACGTTATAATGGTCACTATGACTATTGGAGCATATTGATGGATAATTTTCTTCGGTCAAAGGAGTATTGGCTAATTATTGAGTATGATCTTGAAGAGCCAGCAGAAAGTGGAGTTTGAAGCGAGaaaattgaaagatttgaaggcaAAGAATTATCTCTTTCAAGTTATTGATCATCCCATTTTGGAACCATTCTTTATAAAGTAACGTCCAAGGATATATGGGATTCCATGAAGAAGAAATATCAAGGCTCTGCTGGAGTGAAGCAGGCACAACTTCAAGTCTTGAGAAGAGATTTCAAGACTTTGCAGATGAAGGATGGAAAATCTGTCACTAGTTATTGTGCTAGAGACATGGAGATAAGTAACAAGACGTGGTTCCACGGCAAGAAGATAGAGGATGTAGCCATTATGGAAAATATATTGTGCTCTTTAACACCAAAGTTTGATTATGTCATTTGCTTTATTGAGGAGTCAAAAGACATAGATTCGCTCTCTATTAATGAGTTGCAAAGCTTCTTATTGGTCTATGAGCAGAAGATGAATCGAAGTTCAAATTTTGAGGAGCAAGCTTTGAAGGCTTTTACTAATACTCATTTCTCAAGCTCTACATGAAAGGGTAAaggtagaggtagaggtagaggaagagagAATCAAGGAAATAGAGATGGAGGTGATCAGGATGAAAACATGAATTTCAAAGGTGATGATGACCACAACAAATGGAAAGCAAGGGTTTTTTACAAATTCAAGGTAGAATGCTTCCACTATTATAAATTTGATTATTATCATTCTAAATGTTACACTTGACTACCTAATGATAAGAAAGAGAAGTCTAATTTTGTTAAGAACAAAGGAGAGACCTTATTGATGACGGTTCAGGCTAAAAAGAGACTTGAGCAAAATGTTTGGTGCGTGGATACAGGCTGCAACAACCACATGAGTGGAAGTAAGTCTtcattttctaatttaaataaagATTTTCATTCTATAGTTAGTTTTGGTGATTGCTCTACTGTGGATGTAATGGGAAAGGGTGACATTAGGATTAGAACTAAGAATGGGTTTGTAGATATAATTTCTAATGTCTTCCATGTTTTTGCTTGGAAGAGCAGCTTGTTGAGTGTTGGGCAATTAATAGAAAGGGGTTATGTTATAACCATTAGGAATGGTGTTTGTGAGATTTCTAATCCTACTAGAGGAGCAATTGCTATTGTGAAAATGAGTTCAAACAAGTTATTTCCATTGAAGATTAAGAGTATTCAACCTTGTTTGATGGCAGAGGTGAAAGATCTTTCATGGTTGTGGCATTTCTGATATGACCACTTGAGTTTTGGTGGATTGAAAATCCTCCAAATGAAGAATATGGTGATGAGTCTTCCTCAAATTACAATTCCATTCCAAATTTTTGAAGAATGTGTTGTTGGCAAACAATATCGCCCTCCGTTCCTAAAAGGCAAGTCATGGAGAGCTAAGGAGATTTTGAAATTGATTCACTCTAATATTTGTGGATCAATAAGTCTAATTTCTAATAGAGGTAAAAGATACGTTATTACCTTCATTGATGGTTATTCTCGAAAAAACTGAGTTATTTTTTACAGGAAAAATTTGAGGCTTTGAATGCATTTAAAAGCTTCAAGGCTTAAGTTGAGAATGAGAAAGGAAATACCATTAAGACTCTCCAAACTGATTGTGGTGGTGAATATTACTCTAAGACTTTTGAGGAAGTTTGTGAAGCTCAAGGAATTCAAAAAGAGACCACAATAGCTTATACACTACAACAAAATGGTGTATCGAAGAGAAAAAATGAACAATTCTTAATATGATTCGTAGCTTGTTGGCCAGAGGAAGCGTCCCAAAGGAGTTTTGGCCAGAAGCAGTGAATTGGTATATTCGCATCTTGAACAGAAGTCCTACTCTTGTTCTTTGAGGTGTGACACCAAAGGAGGCTTGGAGTGGAAGAAAACCAAGTATAGatcactttaaaatttttggGTGCGTTGCCTATGCACATGTCCCGGacgagaaaaggaagaagctTGATGATAAAGGCGAAAAGTGTCTTTCTTGGAGTCAGCAAAGTATCAAGGCATATAAGCTATTTAATCTACTAACAAAGAAGATAGTGACTAGCAGAGATGTTATGTTTGATGAAGAAAACAGTTGGGATTGGGACGAGCAACAATCTACTCAAGTTTTATGGTGATGAAGAAGTAGCTCTAATGCCTGAAACTTCTCCAAATGCTACTCCACCAACCATTGAAATTTTAAACACAAATGAAGAAACTAGAGCAAAAAATAAAGCACTTCGCCGTGCCCAAATAAGGCCTATATGGATGCAAGATTATGAGGTAACTGGGATTGATGAAGATGAAATTacctatttttcattatttgcatATTGTGACCCAATAAACTTTGAAACCGTTATGAAAAAAGCAAAATAGAAGAAGGCGATAGATGCTGAAATTGAAGCTATTGAAAGGAATGATAGTTGGGAGTTGACAAAGCTTCCAAAAGGGCACAAAACCATTGGTGTCAAATGGGTCTATAAAATAAAGCTAAAGGAGAATAGTGAAATTGACAAGTATAAAGTGAGATTGGTGGCCAAGGGATATAAGCAAGAGTATAGTGTTGACTATACAAAAGTCTTTGCTCCAGTTGCTAGACATGATAAAATCAGGTTAATGATTGCATTGGTGGCACATAATTCTTAGCCTATCTTCCAAATGGATGTCAAATCAATATTTTTGCATAGAAACTTAGAGGAAGAGGTATTTGTTGAACAATACCTTGATTATATTAAGATTAGTAATGAGCATaaagtttataaattaaaaagggCTATTTGTGGTCTAAAACAAGCTCCACGAGCTTAGTATACTCGTATTGAGACTTATTTTCTGAAAGTAGGTTTTCAGAAATGTGATTATGAGCATACATTATTTGTTAAAATTAGAGATGGTGGGAAAATATTCATTGTTTGTTTATATGTTGACAATCttatataaactaaaaatgatagtgccatgtttattaaatttaaaagatctaTGATGGATGAGTTTGAAATGTCTGATCTTGGAAAGATGCATTACTTTCTTGGTTTGGAAGTGGTGCAATCTAATGATGGAATTTTTATTTCTCAAAATAAGTATGTGCGAGAATTTCTTGATAGATTCAAGATGAAAGATTGAAATTCTACCAACATCCCACTTGAGTTTGGCTTGAAGTTGCACAAAGATGAAGAAGGGCAAAAGGTGAATAACACGCTTTACAAACAAATTGTGGGTAGCTTGATATATCTATCTGCCATAAGACCAGACATTTTGTATGTTATTAGTCTTATAAGCATATATATGGAGAACCCAACTGAAATATATCTGCTAACTGCTAAGAGAATCTTTCATTACTTACAAGGAACCAAGGATTTTGGGTTCTAAAACAAGGGTGAAAAGTCAAATTTGGTTGGTTTTACTAACAACCGTTATGCAAGAGATCAATATAGTAGAAGGAGCACTTCGAGATATATTTTTATGCTCAGGATTAGAGTTGTTTCGTGGTCTTCCAAGAAGTAATCAACTATTACTTTATCTAGTATAGAAGTTGAATTTGTAGCTACTACAACTTGTGACCATTTGGCTAAGGAGAATTCTTGATGAATTGCATTTCAATCAAGAAGGTGCTACTATCTTTTGTGATAATAATTATGCCATCAAGTTGTCTAAGAACCTAGTGTTGCATTGTAGAAGCAAGCACATCTTCTTCCATATCGAtgtgaaatattatttttaagagaTTTCTGCAATGATGGAGCAACTAAACTAGAGTATTGCCGTAATGAAGATCAGTTGGCAGATATTTTTTACTAAACCTCTCAAGCTCCTTCTCTTCCAAAAACTAAGAAGATTTATGAGCATTGACACAATGGAAAAATTCAAGAAGCAAAAGCTAAACTGAATCTTGAGAACTTTCAATTTAAGAGAGGGACTGTTAGAATATTGTCAACAACACATATTCCTTTATGCATTAAGTCATAATTATAttgttttttcttattatttatttattctcccTAAAACTTAGGAAATGGATAGTTTAATAGAGATATGAGTATGATAATGTTATTATGGATTTTAATTGATTTAGTTTCAGTAGTGAGTTGTTTAATTTCTTTGTGGTTTGTTAGTGTGCTTGTGGGTACAAAGTACTACTTTATAAAGTCTATAGCTGCTATTTTGAACTTTTTTTAATGCAATGTGtgttttttaagtatttaatttccttaaattaatataattgtatatgaaaataaaatttgtaattGTAAAACATAGGCTTTAAATCAATAGATTTAAATTCTTATGATTAT is a window from the Manihot esculenta cultivar AM560-2 chromosome 16, M.esculenta_v8, whole genome shotgun sequence genome containing:
- the LOC110603251 gene encoding uncharacterized protein LOC110603251 — encoded protein: MKKKYQGSAGVKQAQLQVLRRDFKTLQMKDGKSVTSYCARDMEISNKTWFHGKKIEDVAIMENILCSLTPKFDYVICFIEESKDIDSLSINELQSFLLVYEQKMNRSSNFEEQALKAFTNTHFSSST